The Geobacillus genomosp. 3 genome segment GTCATTAAAGTGCCGCTGTTTGAGGAAAACGGCGCGCGCAAAGGATTGTTGACGATCGGCCGCGACATTACTCAACAAAAGCTTACCGAGGAGCTGCTGCTGAAAAAGGAGAAGCTATCGGTGCTCGGAGAGCTGGCCGCCGGCATTGCCCATGAAATTCGCAATCCGCTCACATCAATGAAAGGCTTTATGCAAATGATGCAAGAAACGCGCGAAGTGAATGAGGATCACGTGCGCATTATGCTGAGTGAGCTTGGCCGCGTCAACCAAATCGTCAGCGAGCTGCTTGTACTTGCCAAGCCGCAAAGCCATGATTACCGGCTGTTTTTGTTGGGTGAGGCCATCTCGTATGTCATTAGTTTGATCGGCCATGAGGCCACATTAAATAACGTTTCCATCTCCGTCCATAACAACGCGCCAAAAGCCTGTGTGTACGGCGATCAAAACCAAATTGTTCAAGTGCTTTTAAACGTGATGAAAAACGCCATTGAAGCAATGCCAGACGGCGGGAGCTTATATGTCCGTGTTTCTGAAGCCGAAGGCCTGATCCGCTTGGATATTGTCGACACGGGTATCGGCATTTCGAAAGAGCGGTTACAAAAGATCGGTGAACCGTTTTTTACCTTGAAGGAAAAAGGGATGGGGCTCGGACTGACAACAAGCATGAAAATTGTTCAGGAACATAAAGGAATCATGCAGATTGAGAGTGAAGTCGGGAAGGGAACGGTCGTCCATTTGACGTTTCCGTCCGGCTATGCGTTTGCCGACGCGAATGGCCGGCAGAAGGTGCCATCATGAAAACAGGCGTCCCCGCATGGTGCGGGGATGCCTGTTTTGCTATTGACCCCCTGTGTCGACACGGCCTCGAAAGGCTGACGGATTACATGATGGGCGAGAGCGGTTGCCTTGCCGATTGTAATAGACGGCGTCGGTACATAGTAGTTCGAAATGCGTCCCTCGTTTTTG includes the following:
- a CDS encoding ATP-binding protein, which translates into the protein MLNKSKVMASYIVCSVLWVTLTDALLNVLPVSRGVYVALSAAKGTIFILLSVVFLYQLLKKREQLEKAEENEQQLLTLINSMPDFVCFKDSEGRWLRVNDFGRRLYHLEHIDYVGKTDRELGELVPFFKAAFEQCIESDREAWESGTLTRREESFETLEGELKTFDVIKVPLFEENGARKGLLTIGRDITQQKLTEELLLKKEKLSVLGELAAGIAHEIRNPLTSMKGFMQMMQETREVNEDHVRIMLSELGRVNQIVSELLVLAKPQSHDYRLFLLGEAISYVISLIGHEATLNNVSISVHNNAPKACVYGDQNQIVQVLLNVMKNAIEAMPDGGSLYVRVSEAEGLIRLDIVDTGIGISKERLQKIGEPFFTLKEKGMGLGLTTSMKIVQEHKGIMQIESEVGKGTVVHLTFPSGYAFADANGRQKVPS